A single genomic interval of Odontesthes bonariensis isolate fOdoBon6 chromosome 3, fOdoBon6.hap1, whole genome shotgun sequence harbors:
- the smpd4 gene encoding sphingomyelin phosphodiesterase 4 isoform X3, producing METRFHVKAAETLTFFQGQKLQVGSEWIVHADRNTHGSRMAAPTLQQPSFLLANLKADSTTKPLLHRCQDLVKIIDEYPAKELHLVFPWLVETVFGSLDGVIAGWNLRLLHPRNNEYHVVMDFLNPSGPMMKLVYKLQAEEYKYEVPVNYLPGPVKACIQEGVLPDCPLFHNKLQFPLSGVLTLNLALNPFEFFMFNFAFCLITPKNCPPGHQGSSTDSAYFVLVDMFLKYFLPTEGSVPPSPFSDSRGSVTAPSPRSSSVSFAGYGVHSPSLLKHHIFHQPSVNADPAAQEIWRSETLLQMFVEVWLHHYSLEMYQKLQSPQVKLALLQYRLSMSSMPCQPHAPPGSGTLHTYQEPFGPSEEHVLVVRLLVKHLHAFSNSLKPEQLSSPPAAHSHASPLEEFKRVVVQRFVQQKLYLFLQHCFGHWPLDASFRAVLETWLSYVQPWRYTGEKSNPAPDQSRTVPDKWEAFAQENLLMYTKLFQGFLNRAVRTDLVNAKNALMVFRVAKVFAQPNLAEMIQKGEQLFLEPEHVLHHRQPRGYLTPSQGGGGFLSSRQRLVTDMVFKVKSHVYSLEGQDCQYKQMFGSEFRGAVMKLIQIIAQARQTAKRISDQSSEVAANNSFLSWFGLGSSDVNNTFAEPEDSGECLKKTHEFLDRALENLCQIFKLNQGQLTQLLSNLSCSQDDGHSRQLPDCIQAEGGPVLTELGRRQIINGLRRFDIQYQGDPELQPIRSYESALLVRLLFRVSSLANDRLGGHMTALCSRPDFLGRLGRRYLADPACNPRLSPMSRRQLNRQPRLSLRPLASYRTLLLLLLFYALGALLALGPLSSTALLLTGGLLYGVLMALLGDKLKTH from the exons ATGGAAACGCGGTTTCATGTCAAAGCAGCCGAAACTTTAACTTTCTTCCAGGGGCAAAAG CTCCAGGTGGGATCAGAGTGGATTGTTCATGCAGATAGAAACACACACGGGTCCCGCATGGCTGCTCCAACGTTACAACAGCCCAGTTTCCTACTG GCCAACCTTAAAGCGGATTCCACCACCAAACCTCTCCTCCACCGATGCCAGGATCTGGTGAAGATCATAGACGAGTATCCTGCAAAG gAGCTGCACCTGGTCTTTCCCTGGCTGGTGGAGACTGTGTTCGGCAGCCTGGACGGCGTCATCGCTGGCTGGAACCTGCGCCTGCTTCATCCTCGGAACAACGAGTACCACGTGGTCATGGACTTCCTGAACCCCAG tGGCCCGATGATGAAGCTGGTGTATAAACTCCAAGCTGAAGAGTACAAATATGAAGTTCCTGTCAACTATCTCCCG GGTCCCGTGAAGGCCTGCATCCAGGAGGGAGTCCTGCCCGACTGCCCGCTGTTCCACAACAAGCTGCAGTTCCCCCTGTCGGGCGTCCTGACTCTGAACCTCGCTCTCA atccTTTTGAATTCTTCATGTTTAACTTCGCCTTCTGTCTCATCACACCGAAG AACTGTCCTCCAGGCCACCAGGGGAGCTCCACTGACAGCGCCTACTTCGTGCTGGTGGACATGTTCCTGAAGTACTTCCTCCCCACCGAAGGCAGCGTGCCGCCCTCTCCGTTCTCCGACTCCAGAGGCTCCGTCACCGCTCCGTCACCGAG ATCCTCCAGCGTGTCCTTTGCTGGTTATGGCGTGCACAGCCCCAGCCTCCTGAAGCATCACATCTTCCATCAGCCCTCCGTGAACGCCGACCCCGCAGCTCAGGAGATCTGGAGGTCCGAGACGCTGTTACAG ATGTTTGTGGAGGTCTGGCTGCACCACTACTCCCTGGAGATGTACCAGAAGCTGCAGTCTCCCCAGGTAAAG CTGGCGCTGCTGCAGTACCGCCTCAGTATGTCCAGCATGCCGTGCCAACCCCACGCCCCACCAGGCTCTGGGACCCTCCACACCTACCAA GAGCCCTTCGGCCCGTCGGAGGAGCACGTGCTGGTGGTGCGTCTGCTGGTGAAGCATCTGCACGCCTTCTCCAACAGCCTGAAGCCCGAGCAGCTGTCCTCGCCGCCCGCCGCCCACTCGCACGCCAGCCCGCTGGAGGAGTTCAAGAG GGTGGTGGTGCAGCGCTTCGTGCAGCAGAAGCTTTACCTGTTCCTGCAGCACTGCTTCGGGCACTGGCCTCTGGACGCCTCCTTCAGAGCg GTGCTGGAGACGTGGCTGAGCTACGTCCAGCCGTGGAGATACACCGGGGAGAAGAGCAACCCTGCGCCCGACCAGAGCAGAACCGTCCCTGATAAATG GGAGGCGTTCGCTCAGGAGAACCTGCTGATGTACACCAAGCTGTTCCAGGGCTTCCTGAACCGAGCCGTCAGGACGGATCTGGTCAACGCCAAAAACGCCCTGATGGTGTTCAGGGTGGCCAAAGTGTTCGCTCAGCCCAACCTGGCAGAGATGATCCAGAAGG GAGAGCAGCTGTTCCTGGAGCCGGAGCACGTGCTCCACCACCGGCAGCCCCGCGGCTACCTGACGCCCAGCCAAGGGGGCGGCGGCTTCCTGTCGTCACGGCAACGGCTGGTGACGGACATGGTGTTCAAAGTGAAGAGCCACGTCTACTCCCTGGAGGGACAAGACTGTCAGTACAAGCAGATGTTCGGCAGCGAGTTCAGAGGAGCG GTCATGAAGCTGATCCAGATCATCGCACAGGCCCGGCAGACGGCGAAGAGGATTTCTGATCAGTCCAGCGAGGTGGCGGCCAACAACTCGTTCCTCTCCTGGTTCGGGCTCGGCTCCTCGGATGTCAACAACACCTTCGCCGAGCCGGAGGACAGCGGCGAGTGTCTGAAGAAGACCCACGAGTTCCTGGACCGGGCTCTGGAGAACCTGTGCCAGATCTTTAAG CTGAACCAGGGTCAGCTGACCCAGCTGCTGTCCAACCTGAGCTGCTCCCAGGACGACGGCCACAGCCGGCAGCTGCCGGACTGCATCCAGGCGGAGGGCGGGCCGGTGCTGACGGAGCTGGGCCGGAGGCAG ATCATCAACGGGCTGCGCCGCTTCGACATCCAGTACCAGGGCGACCCGGAGCTGCAGCCAATCAGGAGCTACGAGAGCGCCCTGCTGGTGCGGCTCCTGTTCAGGGTCTCCTCTCTGGCCAACGACAGG CTCGGGGGCCACATGACCGCGCTCTGCTCGCGGCCGGACTTCCTGGGGCGCCTCGGGCGCCGCTACCTGGCGGATCCGGCGTGCAACCCGAGGCTGAGCCCGATGTCCCGGCGGCAGCTGAACCGGCAGCCGCGGCTGAGCCTGCGCCCGCTGGCCAGCTACCggacgctgctgctgctgctgctcttctaCGCGCTGGGGGCCCTCCTGGCGCTCGGCCCCCTCTCCAGCACGGCGCTCCTCCTCACGGGGGGGCTCCTGTACGGCGTCCTGATGGCGCTGCTCGGAGACAAACTGAAAACGCACTGA
- the smpd4 gene encoding sphingomyelin phosphodiesterase 4 isoform X1, whose amino-acid sequence METRFHVKAAETLTFFQGQKLQVGSEWIVHADRNTHGSRMAAPTLQQPSFLLANLKADSTTKPLLHRCQDLVKIIDEYPAKELHLVFPWLVETVFGSLDGVIAGWNLRLLHPRNNEYHVVMDFLNPSGPMMKLVYKLQAEEYKYEVPVNYLPGPVKACIQEGVLPDCPLFHNKLQFPLSGVLTLNLALNPFEFFMFNFAFCLITPKNCPPGHQGSSTDSAYFVLVDMFLKYFLPTEGSVPPSPFSDSRGSVTAPSPRSSSVSFAGYGVHSPSLLKHHIFHQPSVNADPAAQEIWRSETLLQMFVEVWLHHYSLEMYQKLQSPQVKLALLQYRLSMSSMPCQPHAPPGSGTLHTYQVLLPFHSPPPLWGLLEEPFGPSEEHVLVVRLLVKHLHAFSNSLKPEQLSSPPAAHSHASPLEEFKRVVVQRFVQQKLYLFLQHCFGHWPLDASFRAVLETWLSYVQPWRYTGEKSNPAPDQSRTVPDKWEAFAQENLLMYTKLFQGFLNRAVRTDLVNAKNALMVFRVAKVFAQPNLAEMIQKGEQLFLEPEHVLHHRQPRGYLTPSQGGGGFLSSRQRLVTDMVFKVKSHVYSLEGQDCQYKQMFGSEFRGAVMKLIQIIAQARQTAKRISDQSSEVAANNSFLSWFGLGSSDVNNTFAEPEDSGECLKKTHEFLDRALENLCQIFKLNQGQLTQLLSNLSCSQDDGHSRQLPDCIQAEGGPVLTELGRRQIINGLRRFDIQYQGDPELQPIRSYESALLVRLLFRVSSLANDRLGGHMTALCSRPDFLGRLGRRYLADPACNPRLSPMSRRQLNRQPRLSLRPLASYRTLLLLLLFYALGALLALGPLSSTALLLTGGLLYGVLMALLGDKLKTH is encoded by the exons ATGGAAACGCGGTTTCATGTCAAAGCAGCCGAAACTTTAACTTTCTTCCAGGGGCAAAAG CTCCAGGTGGGATCAGAGTGGATTGTTCATGCAGATAGAAACACACACGGGTCCCGCATGGCTGCTCCAACGTTACAACAGCCCAGTTTCCTACTG GCCAACCTTAAAGCGGATTCCACCACCAAACCTCTCCTCCACCGATGCCAGGATCTGGTGAAGATCATAGACGAGTATCCTGCAAAG gAGCTGCACCTGGTCTTTCCCTGGCTGGTGGAGACTGTGTTCGGCAGCCTGGACGGCGTCATCGCTGGCTGGAACCTGCGCCTGCTTCATCCTCGGAACAACGAGTACCACGTGGTCATGGACTTCCTGAACCCCAG tGGCCCGATGATGAAGCTGGTGTATAAACTCCAAGCTGAAGAGTACAAATATGAAGTTCCTGTCAACTATCTCCCG GGTCCCGTGAAGGCCTGCATCCAGGAGGGAGTCCTGCCCGACTGCCCGCTGTTCCACAACAAGCTGCAGTTCCCCCTGTCGGGCGTCCTGACTCTGAACCTCGCTCTCA atccTTTTGAATTCTTCATGTTTAACTTCGCCTTCTGTCTCATCACACCGAAG AACTGTCCTCCAGGCCACCAGGGGAGCTCCACTGACAGCGCCTACTTCGTGCTGGTGGACATGTTCCTGAAGTACTTCCTCCCCACCGAAGGCAGCGTGCCGCCCTCTCCGTTCTCCGACTCCAGAGGCTCCGTCACCGCTCCGTCACCGAG ATCCTCCAGCGTGTCCTTTGCTGGTTATGGCGTGCACAGCCCCAGCCTCCTGAAGCATCACATCTTCCATCAGCCCTCCGTGAACGCCGACCCCGCAGCTCAGGAGATCTGGAGGTCCGAGACGCTGTTACAG ATGTTTGTGGAGGTCTGGCTGCACCACTACTCCCTGGAGATGTACCAGAAGCTGCAGTCTCCCCAGGTAAAG CTGGCGCTGCTGCAGTACCGCCTCAGTATGTCCAGCATGCCGTGCCAACCCCACGCCCCACCAGGCTCTGGGACCCTCCACACCTACCAAGTACTTTTACCTTTTCATTCACCCCCGCCCCTCTGGGGCCTCCTGGAG GAGCCCTTCGGCCCGTCGGAGGAGCACGTGCTGGTGGTGCGTCTGCTGGTGAAGCATCTGCACGCCTTCTCCAACAGCCTGAAGCCCGAGCAGCTGTCCTCGCCGCCCGCCGCCCACTCGCACGCCAGCCCGCTGGAGGAGTTCAAGAG GGTGGTGGTGCAGCGCTTCGTGCAGCAGAAGCTTTACCTGTTCCTGCAGCACTGCTTCGGGCACTGGCCTCTGGACGCCTCCTTCAGAGCg GTGCTGGAGACGTGGCTGAGCTACGTCCAGCCGTGGAGATACACCGGGGAGAAGAGCAACCCTGCGCCCGACCAGAGCAGAACCGTCCCTGATAAATG GGAGGCGTTCGCTCAGGAGAACCTGCTGATGTACACCAAGCTGTTCCAGGGCTTCCTGAACCGAGCCGTCAGGACGGATCTGGTCAACGCCAAAAACGCCCTGATGGTGTTCAGGGTGGCCAAAGTGTTCGCTCAGCCCAACCTGGCAGAGATGATCCAGAAGG GAGAGCAGCTGTTCCTGGAGCCGGAGCACGTGCTCCACCACCGGCAGCCCCGCGGCTACCTGACGCCCAGCCAAGGGGGCGGCGGCTTCCTGTCGTCACGGCAACGGCTGGTGACGGACATGGTGTTCAAAGTGAAGAGCCACGTCTACTCCCTGGAGGGACAAGACTGTCAGTACAAGCAGATGTTCGGCAGCGAGTTCAGAGGAGCG GTCATGAAGCTGATCCAGATCATCGCACAGGCCCGGCAGACGGCGAAGAGGATTTCTGATCAGTCCAGCGAGGTGGCGGCCAACAACTCGTTCCTCTCCTGGTTCGGGCTCGGCTCCTCGGATGTCAACAACACCTTCGCCGAGCCGGAGGACAGCGGCGAGTGTCTGAAGAAGACCCACGAGTTCCTGGACCGGGCTCTGGAGAACCTGTGCCAGATCTTTAAG CTGAACCAGGGTCAGCTGACCCAGCTGCTGTCCAACCTGAGCTGCTCCCAGGACGACGGCCACAGCCGGCAGCTGCCGGACTGCATCCAGGCGGAGGGCGGGCCGGTGCTGACGGAGCTGGGCCGGAGGCAG ATCATCAACGGGCTGCGCCGCTTCGACATCCAGTACCAGGGCGACCCGGAGCTGCAGCCAATCAGGAGCTACGAGAGCGCCCTGCTGGTGCGGCTCCTGTTCAGGGTCTCCTCTCTGGCCAACGACAGG CTCGGGGGCCACATGACCGCGCTCTGCTCGCGGCCGGACTTCCTGGGGCGCCTCGGGCGCCGCTACCTGGCGGATCCGGCGTGCAACCCGAGGCTGAGCCCGATGTCCCGGCGGCAGCTGAACCGGCAGCCGCGGCTGAGCCTGCGCCCGCTGGCCAGCTACCggacgctgctgctgctgctgctcttctaCGCGCTGGGGGCCCTCCTGGCGCTCGGCCCCCTCTCCAGCACGGCGCTCCTCCTCACGGGGGGGCTCCTGTACGGCGTCCTGATGGCGCTGCTCGGAGACAAACTGAAAACGCACTGA
- the smpd4 gene encoding sphingomyelin phosphodiesterase 4 isoform X5, which produces METRFHVKAAETLTFFQGQKLQVGSEWIVHADRNTHGSRMAAPTLQQPSFLLANLKADSTTKPLLHRCQDLVKIIDEYPAKELHLVFPWLVETVFGSLDGVIAGWNLRLLHPRNNEYHVVMDFLNPSGPMMKLVYKLQAEEYKYEVPVNYLPGPVKACIQEGVLPDCPLFHNKLQFPLSGVLTLNLALNPFEFFMFNFAFCLITPKNCPPGHQGSSTDSAYFVLVDMFLKYFLPTEGSVPPSPFSDSRGSVTAPSPRSSSVSFAGYGVHSPSLLKHHIFHQPSVNADPAAQEIWRSETLLQMFVEVWLHHYSLEMYQKLQSPQVKEPFGPSEEHVLVVRLLVKHLHAFSNSLKPEQLSSPPAAHSHASPLEEFKRVVVQRFVQQKLYLFLQHCFGHWPLDASFRAVLETWLSYVQPWRYTGEKSNPAPDQSRTVPDKWEAFAQENLLMYTKLFQGFLNRAVRTDLVNAKNALMVFRVAKVFAQPNLAEMIQKGEQLFLEPEHVLHHRQPRGYLTPSQGGGGFLSSRQRLVTDMVFKVKSHVYSLEGQDCQYKQMFGSEFRGAVMKLIQIIAQARQTAKRISDQSSEVAANNSFLSWFGLGSSDVNNTFAEPEDSGECLKKTHEFLDRALENLCQIFKLNQGQLTQLLSNLSCSQDDGHSRQLPDCIQAEGGPVLTELGRRQIINGLRRFDIQYQGDPELQPIRSYESALLVRLLFRVSSLANDRLGGHMTALCSRPDFLGRLGRRYLADPACNPRLSPMSRRQLNRQPRLSLRPLASYRTLLLLLLFYALGALLALGPLSSTALLLTGGLLYGVLMALLGDKLKTH; this is translated from the exons ATGGAAACGCGGTTTCATGTCAAAGCAGCCGAAACTTTAACTTTCTTCCAGGGGCAAAAG CTCCAGGTGGGATCAGAGTGGATTGTTCATGCAGATAGAAACACACACGGGTCCCGCATGGCTGCTCCAACGTTACAACAGCCCAGTTTCCTACTG GCCAACCTTAAAGCGGATTCCACCACCAAACCTCTCCTCCACCGATGCCAGGATCTGGTGAAGATCATAGACGAGTATCCTGCAAAG gAGCTGCACCTGGTCTTTCCCTGGCTGGTGGAGACTGTGTTCGGCAGCCTGGACGGCGTCATCGCTGGCTGGAACCTGCGCCTGCTTCATCCTCGGAACAACGAGTACCACGTGGTCATGGACTTCCTGAACCCCAG tGGCCCGATGATGAAGCTGGTGTATAAACTCCAAGCTGAAGAGTACAAATATGAAGTTCCTGTCAACTATCTCCCG GGTCCCGTGAAGGCCTGCATCCAGGAGGGAGTCCTGCCCGACTGCCCGCTGTTCCACAACAAGCTGCAGTTCCCCCTGTCGGGCGTCCTGACTCTGAACCTCGCTCTCA atccTTTTGAATTCTTCATGTTTAACTTCGCCTTCTGTCTCATCACACCGAAG AACTGTCCTCCAGGCCACCAGGGGAGCTCCACTGACAGCGCCTACTTCGTGCTGGTGGACATGTTCCTGAAGTACTTCCTCCCCACCGAAGGCAGCGTGCCGCCCTCTCCGTTCTCCGACTCCAGAGGCTCCGTCACCGCTCCGTCACCGAG ATCCTCCAGCGTGTCCTTTGCTGGTTATGGCGTGCACAGCCCCAGCCTCCTGAAGCATCACATCTTCCATCAGCCCTCCGTGAACGCCGACCCCGCAGCTCAGGAGATCTGGAGGTCCGAGACGCTGTTACAG ATGTTTGTGGAGGTCTGGCTGCACCACTACTCCCTGGAGATGTACCAGAAGCTGCAGTCTCCCCAGGTAAAG GAGCCCTTCGGCCCGTCGGAGGAGCACGTGCTGGTGGTGCGTCTGCTGGTGAAGCATCTGCACGCCTTCTCCAACAGCCTGAAGCCCGAGCAGCTGTCCTCGCCGCCCGCCGCCCACTCGCACGCCAGCCCGCTGGAGGAGTTCAAGAG GGTGGTGGTGCAGCGCTTCGTGCAGCAGAAGCTTTACCTGTTCCTGCAGCACTGCTTCGGGCACTGGCCTCTGGACGCCTCCTTCAGAGCg GTGCTGGAGACGTGGCTGAGCTACGTCCAGCCGTGGAGATACACCGGGGAGAAGAGCAACCCTGCGCCCGACCAGAGCAGAACCGTCCCTGATAAATG GGAGGCGTTCGCTCAGGAGAACCTGCTGATGTACACCAAGCTGTTCCAGGGCTTCCTGAACCGAGCCGTCAGGACGGATCTGGTCAACGCCAAAAACGCCCTGATGGTGTTCAGGGTGGCCAAAGTGTTCGCTCAGCCCAACCTGGCAGAGATGATCCAGAAGG GAGAGCAGCTGTTCCTGGAGCCGGAGCACGTGCTCCACCACCGGCAGCCCCGCGGCTACCTGACGCCCAGCCAAGGGGGCGGCGGCTTCCTGTCGTCACGGCAACGGCTGGTGACGGACATGGTGTTCAAAGTGAAGAGCCACGTCTACTCCCTGGAGGGACAAGACTGTCAGTACAAGCAGATGTTCGGCAGCGAGTTCAGAGGAGCG GTCATGAAGCTGATCCAGATCATCGCACAGGCCCGGCAGACGGCGAAGAGGATTTCTGATCAGTCCAGCGAGGTGGCGGCCAACAACTCGTTCCTCTCCTGGTTCGGGCTCGGCTCCTCGGATGTCAACAACACCTTCGCCGAGCCGGAGGACAGCGGCGAGTGTCTGAAGAAGACCCACGAGTTCCTGGACCGGGCTCTGGAGAACCTGTGCCAGATCTTTAAG CTGAACCAGGGTCAGCTGACCCAGCTGCTGTCCAACCTGAGCTGCTCCCAGGACGACGGCCACAGCCGGCAGCTGCCGGACTGCATCCAGGCGGAGGGCGGGCCGGTGCTGACGGAGCTGGGCCGGAGGCAG ATCATCAACGGGCTGCGCCGCTTCGACATCCAGTACCAGGGCGACCCGGAGCTGCAGCCAATCAGGAGCTACGAGAGCGCCCTGCTGGTGCGGCTCCTGTTCAGGGTCTCCTCTCTGGCCAACGACAGG CTCGGGGGCCACATGACCGCGCTCTGCTCGCGGCCGGACTTCCTGGGGCGCCTCGGGCGCCGCTACCTGGCGGATCCGGCGTGCAACCCGAGGCTGAGCCCGATGTCCCGGCGGCAGCTGAACCGGCAGCCGCGGCTGAGCCTGCGCCCGCTGGCCAGCTACCggacgctgctgctgctgctgctcttctaCGCGCTGGGGGCCCTCCTGGCGCTCGGCCCCCTCTCCAGCACGGCGCTCCTCCTCACGGGGGGGCTCCTGTACGGCGTCCTGATGGCGCTGCTCGGAGACAAACTGAAAACGCACTGA
- the smpd4 gene encoding sphingomyelin phosphodiesterase 4 isoform X2 produces the protein METRFHVKAAETLTFFQGQKLQVGSEWIVHADRNTHGSRMAAPTLQQPSFLLANLKADSTTKPLLHRCQDLVKIIDEYPAKELHLVFPWLVETVFGSLDGVIAGWNLRLLHPRNNEYHVVMDFLNPSGPMMKLVYKLQAEEYKYEVPVNYLPGPVKACIQEGVLPDCPLFHNKLQFPLSGVLTLNLALNPFEFFMFNFAFCLITPKNCPPGHQGSSTDSAYFVLVDMFLKYFLPTEGSVPPSPFSDSRGSVTAPSPRSSSVSFAGYGVHSPSLLKHHIFHQPSVNADPAAQEIWRSETLLQMFVEVWLHHYSLEMYQKLQSPQLALLQYRLSMSSMPCQPHAPPGSGTLHTYQVLLPFHSPPPLWGLLEEPFGPSEEHVLVVRLLVKHLHAFSNSLKPEQLSSPPAAHSHASPLEEFKRVVVQRFVQQKLYLFLQHCFGHWPLDASFRAVLETWLSYVQPWRYTGEKSNPAPDQSRTVPDKWEAFAQENLLMYTKLFQGFLNRAVRTDLVNAKNALMVFRVAKVFAQPNLAEMIQKGEQLFLEPEHVLHHRQPRGYLTPSQGGGGFLSSRQRLVTDMVFKVKSHVYSLEGQDCQYKQMFGSEFRGAVMKLIQIIAQARQTAKRISDQSSEVAANNSFLSWFGLGSSDVNNTFAEPEDSGECLKKTHEFLDRALENLCQIFKLNQGQLTQLLSNLSCSQDDGHSRQLPDCIQAEGGPVLTELGRRQIINGLRRFDIQYQGDPELQPIRSYESALLVRLLFRVSSLANDRLGGHMTALCSRPDFLGRLGRRYLADPACNPRLSPMSRRQLNRQPRLSLRPLASYRTLLLLLLFYALGALLALGPLSSTALLLTGGLLYGVLMALLGDKLKTH, from the exons ATGGAAACGCGGTTTCATGTCAAAGCAGCCGAAACTTTAACTTTCTTCCAGGGGCAAAAG CTCCAGGTGGGATCAGAGTGGATTGTTCATGCAGATAGAAACACACACGGGTCCCGCATGGCTGCTCCAACGTTACAACAGCCCAGTTTCCTACTG GCCAACCTTAAAGCGGATTCCACCACCAAACCTCTCCTCCACCGATGCCAGGATCTGGTGAAGATCATAGACGAGTATCCTGCAAAG gAGCTGCACCTGGTCTTTCCCTGGCTGGTGGAGACTGTGTTCGGCAGCCTGGACGGCGTCATCGCTGGCTGGAACCTGCGCCTGCTTCATCCTCGGAACAACGAGTACCACGTGGTCATGGACTTCCTGAACCCCAG tGGCCCGATGATGAAGCTGGTGTATAAACTCCAAGCTGAAGAGTACAAATATGAAGTTCCTGTCAACTATCTCCCG GGTCCCGTGAAGGCCTGCATCCAGGAGGGAGTCCTGCCCGACTGCCCGCTGTTCCACAACAAGCTGCAGTTCCCCCTGTCGGGCGTCCTGACTCTGAACCTCGCTCTCA atccTTTTGAATTCTTCATGTTTAACTTCGCCTTCTGTCTCATCACACCGAAG AACTGTCCTCCAGGCCACCAGGGGAGCTCCACTGACAGCGCCTACTTCGTGCTGGTGGACATGTTCCTGAAGTACTTCCTCCCCACCGAAGGCAGCGTGCCGCCCTCTCCGTTCTCCGACTCCAGAGGCTCCGTCACCGCTCCGTCACCGAG ATCCTCCAGCGTGTCCTTTGCTGGTTATGGCGTGCACAGCCCCAGCCTCCTGAAGCATCACATCTTCCATCAGCCCTCCGTGAACGCCGACCCCGCAGCTCAGGAGATCTGGAGGTCCGAGACGCTGTTACAG ATGTTTGTGGAGGTCTGGCTGCACCACTACTCCCTGGAGATGTACCAGAAGCTGCAGTCTCCCCAG CTGGCGCTGCTGCAGTACCGCCTCAGTATGTCCAGCATGCCGTGCCAACCCCACGCCCCACCAGGCTCTGGGACCCTCCACACCTACCAAGTACTTTTACCTTTTCATTCACCCCCGCCCCTCTGGGGCCTCCTGGAG GAGCCCTTCGGCCCGTCGGAGGAGCACGTGCTGGTGGTGCGTCTGCTGGTGAAGCATCTGCACGCCTTCTCCAACAGCCTGAAGCCCGAGCAGCTGTCCTCGCCGCCCGCCGCCCACTCGCACGCCAGCCCGCTGGAGGAGTTCAAGAG GGTGGTGGTGCAGCGCTTCGTGCAGCAGAAGCTTTACCTGTTCCTGCAGCACTGCTTCGGGCACTGGCCTCTGGACGCCTCCTTCAGAGCg GTGCTGGAGACGTGGCTGAGCTACGTCCAGCCGTGGAGATACACCGGGGAGAAGAGCAACCCTGCGCCCGACCAGAGCAGAACCGTCCCTGATAAATG GGAGGCGTTCGCTCAGGAGAACCTGCTGATGTACACCAAGCTGTTCCAGGGCTTCCTGAACCGAGCCGTCAGGACGGATCTGGTCAACGCCAAAAACGCCCTGATGGTGTTCAGGGTGGCCAAAGTGTTCGCTCAGCCCAACCTGGCAGAGATGATCCAGAAGG GAGAGCAGCTGTTCCTGGAGCCGGAGCACGTGCTCCACCACCGGCAGCCCCGCGGCTACCTGACGCCCAGCCAAGGGGGCGGCGGCTTCCTGTCGTCACGGCAACGGCTGGTGACGGACATGGTGTTCAAAGTGAAGAGCCACGTCTACTCCCTGGAGGGACAAGACTGTCAGTACAAGCAGATGTTCGGCAGCGAGTTCAGAGGAGCG GTCATGAAGCTGATCCAGATCATCGCACAGGCCCGGCAGACGGCGAAGAGGATTTCTGATCAGTCCAGCGAGGTGGCGGCCAACAACTCGTTCCTCTCCTGGTTCGGGCTCGGCTCCTCGGATGTCAACAACACCTTCGCCGAGCCGGAGGACAGCGGCGAGTGTCTGAAGAAGACCCACGAGTTCCTGGACCGGGCTCTGGAGAACCTGTGCCAGATCTTTAAG CTGAACCAGGGTCAGCTGACCCAGCTGCTGTCCAACCTGAGCTGCTCCCAGGACGACGGCCACAGCCGGCAGCTGCCGGACTGCATCCAGGCGGAGGGCGGGCCGGTGCTGACGGAGCTGGGCCGGAGGCAG ATCATCAACGGGCTGCGCCGCTTCGACATCCAGTACCAGGGCGACCCGGAGCTGCAGCCAATCAGGAGCTACGAGAGCGCCCTGCTGGTGCGGCTCCTGTTCAGGGTCTCCTCTCTGGCCAACGACAGG CTCGGGGGCCACATGACCGCGCTCTGCTCGCGGCCGGACTTCCTGGGGCGCCTCGGGCGCCGCTACCTGGCGGATCCGGCGTGCAACCCGAGGCTGAGCCCGATGTCCCGGCGGCAGCTGAACCGGCAGCCGCGGCTGAGCCTGCGCCCGCTGGCCAGCTACCggacgctgctgctgctgctgctcttctaCGCGCTGGGGGCCCTCCTGGCGCTCGGCCCCCTCTCCAGCACGGCGCTCCTCCTCACGGGGGGGCTCCTGTACGGCGTCCTGATGGCGCTGCTCGGAGACAAACTGAAAACGCACTGA